In Aerococcaceae bacterium zg-252, the genomic window TATATGGCTTATGATATGATTTTGTTATCAAGTATTTTGAAAGGAAGATATACATGGCAAAAGTATTAACGGACGCACAATTTGAACAAGAAACAGCACAAGGTTTAACAGTTGTTGATTTTTGGGCACCATGGTGTGGACCTTGTCGTATGCAATCACCAGTTGTTGATGAATTAAGTGAAGAGTTAGACGGACAAGTTGAGTTTTATAAAATGAACGTAGACGAAGAACAAAAAGTTGCTCAACAATTTGGCATTATGTCAAT contains:
- the trxA gene encoding thioredoxin, with protein sequence MAKVLTDAQFEQETAQGLTVVDFWAPWCGPCRMQSPVVDELSEELDGQVEFYKMNVDEEQKVAQQFGIMSIPTLLVKKDGEVVEKLIGFHDKKRLSDILARHM